The Taeniopygia guttata chromosome 4A, bTaeGut7.mat, whole genome shotgun sequence genome has a segment encoding these proteins:
- the LOC115495214 gene encoding transmembrane protein 182-like, which produces MKAGAAALAAGILGGTGVLLFLIAFGTDYWLLATDTCGGFEHGNSTLSTGGEETPTEVGKEILTFHHEGFFWRCWFFGEGHSETIWTFWYTSQAHPKFCMHGYLFPMPIAVGPFPHPSYDTTAVYRGFWTAFILLAVAAGLVGGLLLVCGVPFSSPHSYKVGGGFLLLSAEAIF; this is translated from the exons ATGAAGGCCGGAGCAGCCGCCCTGGCAGCCGGGATCCTCGGAGGCACCGGGGTTTTGCTCTTCCTCATCGCCTTTGGGACGGATTATTGGCTCCTGGCCACGGACACCTGTGGGGGCTTCGAGCATGGGAACAGCACTCTGAGCACCGGGGGG GAAGAAACTCCAACAGAGGTCGGGAAGGAGATCCTCACTTTCCACCACGAGGGTTTCTTCTGGAGGTGCTGGTTCTTCGGCGAGGGCCACTCCGAGACCATCTGGACCTTCTGGTACA CCAGCCAAGCCCACCCCAAGTTCTGCATGCATGGCTACCTCTTCCCCATGCCCATTGCTGTGGGACCTTTCCCCCATCCCTCCTATGACACAACTGCAG TGTACAGAGGATTTTGGACAGCGTTCATCCTGCTGGCCGTGGCTGCTGGGCTCGTGGGGGGGCTCCTGCTGGTGTGTGGGgtccccttctccagcccccACTCCTACAAAGTTGGGGGAggattcctgctgctctcag CTGAGGCCATTTTCTGA